In Polynucleobacter arcticus, the following proteins share a genomic window:
- a CDS encoding MFS transporter, with amino-acid sequence MTDALTLRRASDVRVVSLISLAHGSSHFFHLILPPMFPWLKAEFGFNYAELGLLMTIFFVVSCVVQAASGFLVDRIGARPVLLVGVGLLALSALVYSQSNGYAMLVLGAVIAGCGNGVFHPVDYTLINHKISPPNLPYAYSIHGVTGYIGWAAAPAFMVAITTIADWRIAFLSAAVLEVLILVTLWVSRARLMDDVQARRDESEASHIASNPGGAPLSTFGFLKLPVVWLCWIFFFFSMAATTGLQSFAPTALFKIYDIAVSSGNYYLTLMSLGGAGGMLLGGYLASKLKVPERIITICFSVNIVMGLLVATGVVPVELIVIAFIVIGLGLGIAAPSRDLMIRSATPSGSSGRVYGIVYSGIDLGAALSPLIFGIFLDVGLPKLLFVGVALLQLMIILTGFRVATITAAKPA; translated from the coding sequence ATGACTGATGCACTCACATTGAGACGTGCCAGTGATGTCCGGGTGGTGAGTTTAATTAGCCTGGCGCACGGCAGCTCTCATTTCTTTCATTTAATTCTGCCTCCCATGTTCCCTTGGTTGAAGGCGGAGTTTGGCTTTAACTACGCTGAGCTCGGATTGCTCATGACCATTTTCTTTGTGGTCTCCTGCGTTGTTCAAGCGGCGTCTGGCTTTCTAGTTGATCGTATTGGTGCTCGACCTGTTCTGCTTGTCGGAGTGGGCTTACTGGCCTTATCCGCGCTGGTGTATTCGCAAAGCAATGGATATGCCATGTTGGTATTAGGCGCGGTCATTGCGGGTTGTGGCAATGGCGTCTTTCACCCTGTCGATTACACACTCATCAATCATAAAATTTCACCACCGAATTTGCCTTATGCTTATTCCATTCATGGGGTAACTGGCTATATCGGCTGGGCTGCCGCTCCCGCATTTATGGTGGCCATTACCACCATCGCTGATTGGCGTATTGCATTTTTATCTGCTGCTGTATTAGAAGTACTGATTCTAGTAACCCTGTGGGTTAGTCGTGCGCGCTTGATGGATGATGTGCAAGCCAGGCGAGATGAGTCCGAAGCTAGTCATATCGCAAGCAATCCTGGCGGCGCTCCCTTAAGCACTTTTGGCTTCCTGAAGTTGCCAGTCGTCTGGCTGTGTTGGATCTTCTTTTTCTTCAGCATGGCAGCCACTACTGGCCTGCAATCTTTTGCGCCCACAGCATTATTCAAAATTTACGACATCGCCGTGAGCTCTGGTAATTACTACTTAACACTCATGTCTTTGGGCGGCGCTGGAGGCATGTTATTGGGTGGCTATTTGGCTAGCAAGTTAAAAGTCCCAGAGCGCATTATTACGATCTGCTTTTCCGTCAATATCGTCATGGGTCTTTTAGTGGCTACCGGTGTGGTTCCTGTTGAGTTGATTGTGATCGCCTTTATTGTGATTGGTCTTGGCCTCGGAATTGCCGCACCATCACGTGATTTGATGATCCGCTCTGCAACACCATCAGGCTCATCGGGTAGGGTTTACGGCATCGTGTATTCAGGTATTGATTTGGGCGCTGCTTTGAGCCCGCTAATCTTCGGCATCTTCCTAGATGTAGGTTTGCCTAAACTCTTATTTGTAGGTGTTGCTCTACTCCAGCTCATGATTATCTTGACTGGGTTTAGAGTGGCAACGATCACTGCAGCTAAACCGGCTTAA
- a CDS encoding HIT family protein: MTNCVLCKEELKPEEGQLIWRGDDCRVILVNDPDLPGFCRVIWNRHVAEMTDLTYGEREHLMALVFAVEGAVRHVMQPDKINIAALGNMVPHIHWHVIPRYRDDAYFPGSAWSVKTQQTSVINLEARNKLLLELPAAIKSEISALF, from the coding sequence ATGACGAATTGCGTACTCTGTAAAGAAGAGCTCAAACCTGAAGAGGGTCAATTGATTTGGCGTGGAGATGACTGCCGCGTCATTCTCGTAAATGATCCGGATCTACCGGGCTTTTGTCGTGTCATCTGGAATCGTCATGTCGCTGAAATGACGGATCTCACTTACGGGGAACGCGAGCACCTTATGGCCTTAGTCTTTGCGGTGGAGGGGGCGGTGCGCCATGTTATGCAACCAGACAAGATCAATATTGCCGCACTGGGCAATATGGTTCCACATATTCATTGGCATGTCATCCCGAGATATCGAGACGATGCCTACTTTCCTGGATCTGCGTGGTCGGTAAAAACTCAGCAAACTTCAGTGATCAATTTGGAAGCTCGCAATAAATTACTTCTGGAGCTGCCCGCAGCAATTAAGTCTGAGATCTCAGCGCTCTTTTAA
- the aceA gene encoding isocitrate lyase — MTDRKAEIAAIQKDWDTNPRWKGITRGYTAEDVVRLRGSLKIEHTLAKHGAERLWELVNNEAYVNCLGALTGGQAMQQVKAGVQAIYLSGWQVAADGNSYAAMYPDQSLYPVDSVPKMVERINNSFQRADEIQTAKGINKGDAGYIEYFAPIVADAEAGFGGVLNAFELSKALIKQGAAGVHFEDQLSSVKKCGHLGGKVLLPTAESVQKLISARLAADVMGVPTIILARTDAEAADLLTSDYDENDKPFLTGERTPEGFYKTRKGLDQAISRGLAYAAYADMVWCETGTPDLDFARQFAEAIRAKFPGKMLAYNCSPSFNWKKNLDDATIAKFQRELGAMGYKYQFITLAGIHSMWYNMFDLAQDYMQRGMTAYIEKVQEPEFAARDRGYTFVSHQQEVGTGYFDDVTTVIQGGKSSVTALTGSTEEEQFH; from the coding sequence ATGACAGATCGCAAAGCAGAAATCGCAGCAATTCAAAAAGACTGGGACACCAATCCACGCTGGAAAGGGATTACCCGAGGCTACACAGCCGAGGATGTTGTCCGTCTCCGTGGTTCATTAAAGATTGAACACACCTTGGCAAAACACGGTGCGGAAAGATTGTGGGAATTGGTCAATAACGAAGCCTACGTAAATTGTTTAGGCGCTTTGACTGGCGGTCAAGCTATGCAACAGGTTAAAGCGGGTGTGCAAGCAATTTATCTGTCAGGCTGGCAAGTGGCTGCAGACGGCAACTCATACGCAGCAATGTACCCAGACCAATCCTTGTATCCAGTAGATTCAGTACCGAAGATGGTTGAGCGGATTAATAACTCATTCCAACGTGCTGATGAAATCCAAACAGCTAAAGGTATCAACAAAGGCGATGCTGGTTACATTGAGTATTTCGCTCCTATCGTTGCCGATGCTGAAGCCGGTTTCGGTGGTGTATTGAATGCATTTGAATTAAGTAAAGCATTGATCAAGCAGGGTGCTGCGGGCGTTCACTTTGAAGATCAATTGTCTTCTGTAAAGAAGTGCGGTCACCTTGGCGGTAAGGTATTGCTGCCGACCGCTGAGTCGGTTCAGAAGTTGATTTCTGCACGCTTGGCTGCGGACGTGATGGGTGTTCCCACCATTATCTTGGCTCGTACCGATGCCGAAGCAGCCGATCTGCTGACCTCAGACTACGATGAAAACGATAAGCCATTCTTGACAGGCGAGCGCACACCAGAAGGTTTCTACAAAACACGTAAGGGCTTAGATCAAGCCATCTCCCGTGGACTGGCATACGCTGCCTATGCTGATATGGTTTGGTGTGAAACAGGTACGCCAGACTTGGATTTTGCACGTCAATTCGCTGAAGCAATTCGTGCGAAGTTTCCTGGCAAGATGTTGGCTTACAACTGCTCACCGTCATTCAACTGGAAGAAGAATTTAGATGACGCAACCATTGCTAAGTTCCAACGTGAATTGGGTGCAATGGGCTACAAGTACCAATTTATTACCCTCGCCGGTATTCATTCGATGTGGTACAACATGTTCGACTTAGCTCAGGACTACATGCAGCGCGGTATGACTGCTTACATCGAGAAAGTACAAGAGCCAGAGTTTGCTGCTCGTGATCGTGGCTACACCTTCGTATCGCATCAGCAAGAAGTCGGCACTGGTTACTTTGATGATGTGACTACCGTGATTCAGGGTGGTAAGTCTTCCGTCACTGCATTGACTGGTTCTACTGAGGAAGAGCAGTTCCACTAA